One Methylomonas sp. LL1 DNA window includes the following coding sequences:
- a CDS encoding HD-GYP domain-containing protein: MDKNSNDLLIDSVELVKIDVKNLKVGMFVSKLDRPWLETKFLFQGFELRNQTDIENVQKQCDFVFIDVNKQSKVPQYVARNTGYTKDYLEHVDPPGKRTSFKQEIKRAGVIHHKASSLVKTFMEEVQLGRPINAVAAKKAVSACVDSVLNAPDALLLMTQLKKRDEYTAQHSMNVCIYSIALGRQINLSTEELNNVGLCGMMHDMGKMLVPLDILNKPGQLTTDELPVMQSHTTKGWNLLLKTSGLYPGAIDVAHMHHERLDGAGYPRKLSAEQITPYSRIVAIADMYDAVSSDRVYKPGKSHLEAIKIMTDVSGGHLDPALTMKFIECLGIYPAGSIVELASGQIALVLEVNPKAKLKPRIMIIQEKLNKPCLEYVVDLAMVSQNVDGRQFAIKRVLRPEECGVDLLNYLQGGLFEKLLDGGLHQELDQN; the protein is encoded by the coding sequence ATGGACAAAAACAGCAACGATTTATTGATAGACTCGGTCGAACTGGTAAAGATTGATGTCAAGAATCTGAAAGTCGGCATGTTTGTCTCCAAACTGGATCGGCCCTGGCTGGAAACCAAATTTTTATTTCAAGGGTTTGAGTTAAGAAATCAGACCGATATTGAAAACGTGCAAAAACAATGCGATTTTGTATTTATTGATGTCAACAAACAGTCCAAGGTTCCTCAATACGTTGCCCGAAATACCGGATACACCAAGGATTATCTCGAACATGTCGACCCGCCGGGTAAGCGCACATCGTTCAAGCAAGAAATAAAAAGAGCCGGAGTCATCCATCATAAAGCCAGTTCGCTGGTGAAAACCTTCATGGAAGAGGTGCAATTGGGTCGCCCGATTAATGCGGTGGCGGCCAAGAAGGCGGTGTCGGCGTGCGTGGACAGTGTGTTGAATGCGCCGGATGCTTTGTTGCTGATGACGCAATTGAAAAAGCGCGACGAATACACCGCGCAGCACAGCATGAATGTCTGTATTTATTCGATTGCGCTGGGCCGGCAAATCAATCTGTCGACCGAAGAGCTGAATAATGTCGGTTTGTGCGGCATGATGCACGATATGGGCAAAATGCTGGTTCCGCTTGATATTTTGAATAAGCCGGGGCAGCTAACAACCGACGAATTGCCGGTGATGCAAAGTCACACCACCAAGGGTTGGAATCTTTTGTTGAAAACCAGCGGCCTATATCCGGGTGCTATTGACGTTGCTCATATGCATCACGAGCGCTTGGATGGCGCTGGTTATCCTCGCAAATTAAGCGCCGAGCAGATCACGCCCTATTCGCGCATCGTGGCGATTGCCGATATGTACGATGCGGTCAGCAGTGACCGGGTTTATAAGCCGGGCAAGTCGCATCTGGAAGCTATCAAAATTATGACCGACGTTAGCGGGGGACACCTCGATCCGGCGTTGACCATGAAATTCATCGAGTGTCTCGGTATTTATCCGGCCGGCAGTATCGTCGAGCTGGCCAGTGGGCAGATCGCCTTGGTGTTGGAGGTCAATCCCAAGGCCAAGCTGAAGCCCAGGATTATGATCATACAGGAAAAACTGAATAAACCCTGCCTGGAGTATGTGGTCGATTTGGCGATGGTCAGCCAAAATGTCGATGGTCGGCAATTTGCGATCAAAAGGGTGCTTCGGCCCGAAGAATGCGGTGTTGATTTGCTCAATTATTTACAGGGAGGGTTGTTTGAAAAATTGCTGGACGGTGGCCTGCATCAGGAATTAGATCAAAATTAA
- a CDS encoding quinone-dependent dihydroorotate dehydrogenase — translation MNFYPVLRPLLFSLDPETAHHVTLKLLKLAEQTGLSALNRARSTDQPISVMGLNFMNPLGLAAGLDKNGDYIDALAALGFGFIEIGTVTPRPQPGNPKPRLFRLPEHQAIINRMGFNNFGIDHLLQQVQNRRYRGILGINIGKNADTPLENATEDYLIGLRKSYLPASYVTINISSPNTKNLRQLQQGDEIKHLLDALKQEQLKLQSQHGKYTPIAVKIAPDLTDDEIRHIAELLVEFGIDGVIATNTTIARDKVQGHIHANEAGGLSGAPVKDSSTRVVKGLAAELNGKLPIIAAGGILGASDAREKIEAGASLVQVYSGLIYKGPAMIEEILKNLSGN, via the coding sequence ATGAATTTTTATCCCGTATTGCGCCCGTTGTTATTCAGCCTAGATCCGGAAACGGCCCATCATGTCACCCTCAAATTATTGAAACTAGCCGAACAAACCGGCTTGTCGGCATTAAACCGGGCACGATCGACCGATCAGCCTATCAGTGTGATGGGGCTGAATTTTATGAACCCACTTGGCCTCGCCGCCGGACTGGACAAGAACGGCGATTATATCGACGCGCTGGCCGCACTGGGCTTCGGTTTCATCGAAATCGGCACCGTCACCCCTCGCCCGCAGCCCGGCAATCCCAAACCGCGTTTGTTCCGCCTACCCGAACATCAGGCCATCATCAACCGGATGGGTTTTAACAATTTCGGCATCGACCATTTGCTGCAACAGGTACAAAACCGACGCTATCGGGGCATTTTAGGCATCAATATCGGCAAAAACGCGGATACGCCGCTGGAGAATGCCACCGAGGACTATTTGATCGGCTTGCGTAAAAGCTACCTGCCGGCCAGCTATGTAACGATCAACATTTCCTCGCCCAACACCAAAAACCTGCGGCAATTACAGCAAGGAGACGAGATCAAGCATTTGCTGGACGCACTGAAACAGGAACAACTGAAACTGCAAAGCCAACATGGTAAATACACCCCGATTGCGGTCAAAATCGCACCGGATTTGACCGATGACGAGATTCGCCATATTGCCGAGTTGCTGGTCGAGTTCGGCATTGACGGCGTAATCGCCACCAACACCACAATCGCCCGCGACAAAGTGCAAGGCCATATCCATGCCAACGAAGCCGGCGGATTGAGCGGTGCGCCGGTCAAGGACAGTTCGACACGGGTAGTGAAAGGTTTGGCGGCGGAATTAAACGGCAAACTGCCGATTATTGCCGCCGGAGGCATTCTTGGCGCCAGTGATGCCCGCGAAAAAATCGAGGCGGGCGCCAGCTTGGTGCAAGTATATAGCGGCCTGATTTATAAGGGACCCGCGATGATCGAAGAGATTTTGAAAAATCTTTCCGGAAACTGA
- the thiO gene encoding glycine oxidase ThiO has translation MNQDIDILIIGGGISGLLTARELQMAGRQVTLIDKSDLGREASWAGGGILLPIYPWRQAEAISDLVIASLKSYPTLSRELHDATGIDPEWRPCGMLICKNPDFASAIRWCQNRNITYQTNPTALLENLNTDVDQPLWLPDIAQARNPRLLKSLKAFLLRLGVRFIEQAEISAVEINHGRLTNIKTTQHHFKPAQVIVCAGAWTSHLLNIWLPQASVQLPIEPVRGQMLLFDAKPDTLTHMILDGDRYLIPRRDGKILAGSTVEQAGFEKVTTHEARKNLFNFAINLLPDLKNYPVCEHWAGLRPGTPDGIPYIGFHPDIDNLSVNAGHFRNGLVMGPASARLLADLILQRPPAINPTSYALNR, from the coding sequence ATGAACCAAGACATAGATATCCTGATCATAGGCGGAGGCATCAGCGGTTTATTGACCGCGCGCGAACTGCAAATGGCCGGTCGGCAAGTTACCTTGATAGACAAATCCGATTTAGGCCGGGAAGCTTCATGGGCAGGTGGTGGCATCTTGCTGCCGATTTATCCCTGGCGCCAGGCCGAAGCCATTTCAGACTTGGTAATCGCCAGTCTAAAAAGCTATCCGACACTGAGCCGCGAACTGCATGACGCCACCGGTATCGATCCGGAATGGCGTCCGTGCGGAATGCTGATTTGCAAAAACCCGGATTTCGCTTCGGCTATCCGCTGGTGCCAAAACCGCAACATCACTTACCAAACCAATCCGACAGCACTGCTGGAAAACCTGAACACCGACGTCGACCAGCCCTTGTGGTTACCCGATATTGCCCAGGCCCGCAATCCACGCCTGCTAAAATCCTTAAAAGCTTTTTTACTGCGACTCGGCGTCCGCTTTATCGAGCAGGCCGAAATCAGCGCCGTTGAAATAAACCATGGCCGCTTAACCAATATCAAGACCACGCAACACCATTTCAAACCCGCCCAGGTCATCGTTTGCGCCGGCGCCTGGACCAGCCACTTATTAAATATCTGGCTACCGCAGGCATCGGTACAGCTACCGATCGAACCGGTACGCGGACAGATGCTGCTGTTCGACGCAAAACCGGACACATTGACGCATATGATTCTGGATGGCGATCGCTATTTAATCCCGCGCCGGGATGGCAAGATTCTGGCCGGCAGCACGGTGGAACAAGCCGGATTCGAAAAAGTCACCACCCACGAAGCCAGGAAAAACCTATTCAACTTTGCCATCAATCTACTGCCGGACTTAAAAAATTACCCGGTCTGCGAACACTGGGCGGGGTTACGCCCCGGTACGCCAGATGGCATTCCCTACATAGGCTTCCATCCCGATATCGACAATCTCAGCGTCAATGCTGGCCATTTTCGCAATGGCCTGGTGATGGGGCCGGCCTCCGCCCGATTGCTGGCCGACTTGATTTTGCAAAGGCCTCCCGCAATCAATCCCACTTCTTATGCTCTGAACCGGTAA
- a CDS encoding porin family protein, giving the protein MILNKTQLALGIAAASLAMAFVAPVQAADTKAERVADAAARKTEALESQMQQMADQMQAMQAELSRVKASSAQASTESAKVQELDSWMASMKSAPAATKTKDNMVFFRGGYANPDNKRGGTLDPTSVAGVATNRNGVTTGAISDSDAWYFGAGFDFSLSDDLFGIWDGTEVLAELNVEYKELADKKPNGLSAQEVAVVNSLGFNMPNANTESATVNQLSVSASPKIKFMKGSKFRPWLIPVGFDINVISPPSDAITVLNTGIQFGAGADYNLWKNLFVGADVRYHYSTDDIDGVRTDGMTAGGYLGIGF; this is encoded by the coding sequence ATGATTTTGAACAAAACACAATTAGCGCTGGGTATCGCCGCAGCGTCTTTAGCCATGGCCTTTGTTGCCCCGGTACAAGCGGCGGACACCAAAGCCGAGCGTGTTGCCGATGCGGCGGCCAGAAAAACCGAAGCGCTGGAATCTCAAATGCAACAAATGGCTGACCAAATGCAAGCCATGCAAGCCGAATTGAGCCGCGTCAAAGCCTCTTCCGCGCAAGCATCCACCGAATCCGCCAAGGTTCAAGAATTGGATAGCTGGATGGCTTCGATGAAGTCGGCGCCCGCCGCGACAAAAACCAAAGACAACATGGTGTTCTTCCGTGGTGGTTATGCAAATCCTGATAACAAACGCGGCGGAACTCTTGATCCAACTTCTGTTGCAGGTGTTGCCACCAATAGAAACGGTGTTACAACAGGTGCGATTTCAGATAGCGACGCTTGGTATTTCGGCGCTGGTTTCGACTTTAGCCTGAGCGACGATTTGTTCGGTATTTGGGATGGCACCGAGGTGCTGGCCGAGTTGAATGTAGAATACAAAGAATTGGCTGATAAGAAACCTAATGGTCTTTCCGCGCAAGAAGTTGCTGTTGTGAATAGTTTGGGCTTTAATATGCCTAATGCCAATACCGAAAGTGCGACTGTAAACCAGTTGTCTGTTTCCGCTTCGCCAAAAATCAAATTCATGAAAGGCAGCAAATTCCGCCCATGGTTGATTCCGGTTGGTTTTGACATCAACGTCATCAGTCCGCCATCCGATGCGATTACCGTGTTGAACACCGGAATCCAATTCGGTGCCGGTGCGGATTACAACTTGTGGAAAAACCTGTTCGTGGGCGCCGATGTGCGTTATCACTATTCTACCGACGATATCGATGGTGTTCGTACCGACGGTATGACTGCCGGTGGTTACTTGGGTATTGGTTTCTAA
- the pip gene encoding prolyl aminopeptidase — protein sequence MQSLYPDISPFHTFFLETDSIHQVYVEQSGNPAGIPVIFLHGGPCSGTKPDHRRFFDPERYHIMLMDQRGCGRSQPFGELESNTTQDLLADLEAIRKQLRIDQWLLFGGSWGGTLALLYAQAYPRQVLGMILRGVFLARRTDMEWFLQNGANRIYPQIWKEMLDAVGAESGEQILPKLCDAIFGDDQSAAERAALHWQLWGGQVALGADFLPNDLALDSRAVKQVQMELHYARNAYFIAEDQILQNCAALRDIPAIIIHGQNDLTCPLEAGWLLHRALPHAGYRVLPNAGHVAKGEEMIDALVAASDQMARILS from the coding sequence ATGCAATCTCTTTATCCTGACATTTCACCCTTCCACACTTTCTTCCTGGAAACCGACAGTATTCACCAGGTTTACGTTGAACAATCCGGCAATCCGGCCGGCATTCCGGTGATTTTTTTGCATGGTGGTCCTTGTTCCGGCACCAAGCCGGATCATCGGCGTTTTTTCGATCCGGAACGGTACCATATTATGCTGATGGATCAGCGCGGTTGCGGGCGTTCGCAGCCGTTTGGCGAGTTGGAGTCTAACACCACGCAGGATTTGCTGGCGGATTTGGAGGCGATTCGGAAGCAATTACGCATCGATCAATGGTTGTTATTTGGCGGTTCTTGGGGGGGTACGTTGGCACTGTTATACGCCCAGGCCTATCCGCGGCAAGTATTGGGGATGATATTGCGTGGCGTGTTTCTGGCGCGTCGGACAGACATGGAATGGTTTTTACAAAACGGCGCGAACCGCATTTATCCGCAAATTTGGAAGGAAATGCTGGATGCAGTGGGTGCTGAGTCGGGGGAGCAGATTTTGCCAAAATTATGTGATGCGATATTTGGCGATGATCAATCCGCGGCGGAGCGTGCCGCATTGCATTGGCAATTATGGGGAGGTCAAGTGGCCTTGGGTGCCGACTTTTTACCCAATGATCTGGCGCTGGATTCACGGGCGGTCAAGCAGGTGCAAATGGAACTGCATTATGCGCGCAACGCTTATTTCATTGCCGAAGACCAGATTCTGCAAAATTGCGCGGCATTACGGGATATTCCGGCTATCATTATCCATGGGCAGAACGATTTGACCTGTCCGCTGGAGGCTGGTTGGCTTTTACATCGGGCCTTGCCGCATGCTGGCTATCGGGTTTTACCGAATGCTGGCCATGTTGCCAAGGGCGAGGAAATGATAGATGCCTTGGTCGCCGCCAGTGATCAAATGGCAAGGATTCTGTCTTAA
- a CDS encoding UbiX family flavin prenyltransferase, with translation MAKIKRLVIAMTGATGAIYGVRMLQVLKELPEWETHLVISSAGLVNLKYELDMDRAALYQLADVTHGINDIASCIASGSFKTEGVVIAPCSMKTLAAVAHGFGDNLISRSADVALKERRKTLLVPRETPLNLAHIRNMAAVTEMGGIIFPPMPAFYNKTDSVKAMVDEGVGRILDMFGVAVEGLYTPWNGLTGEK, from the coding sequence ATGGCAAAGATAAAGCGACTGGTCATTGCAATGACCGGAGCTACCGGTGCGATTTACGGTGTGCGCATGTTGCAAGTGCTGAAGGAGTTGCCGGAATGGGAGACACATCTGGTGATTTCATCCGCGGGTTTGGTCAATTTGAAATACGAGCTGGATATGGATCGTGCGGCGTTGTATCAATTGGCGGATGTCACGCACGGCATTAACGACATTGCGTCGTGTATCGCCAGTGGTTCGTTCAAAACCGAGGGGGTGGTGATTGCGCCGTGTTCGATGAAGACGCTGGCCGCGGTTGCGCATGGGTTTGGCGATAATTTGATTTCTCGTTCCGCCGATGTGGCGTTGAAGGAAAGGCGAAAAACGCTACTGGTTCCACGAGAAACGCCGTTGAACTTGGCGCATATCCGTAATATGGCGGCCGTTACCGAGATGGGGGGTATTATTTTTCCGCCAATGCCGGCGTTTTACAATAAGACCGACTCCGTCAAGGCTATGGTGGACGAAGGTGTTGGGCGCATCCTGGACATGTTTGGGGTGGCGGTAGAGGGGCTTTACACGCCGTGGAATGGTTTGACCGGCGAAAAATGA
- the hxlA gene encoding 3-hexulose-6-phosphate synthase codes for MARPLIQMALDSLDFDQTVALADQVAPYVDIFEIGTPCIKYNGINLVKELRNRFPDKLLLVDLKTMDAGEYEAGAFYAAGADICTVLGVSGLATIAGVIKAAKKHAAEVQIDLINVADKADCARESVKLGAQIVGIHTGLDAQAAGQTPFGDLNDIARLGLGVRISVAGGIKPATVQQVVEAGANIIVVGAAIYGAPCPATAAREIRELVDAAAA; via the coding sequence ATGGCAAGACCATTAATTCAAATGGCGTTGGACTCACTGGATTTCGACCAAACCGTAGCATTGGCTGATCAAGTAGCGCCTTATGTGGACATTTTTGAAATTGGTACCCCTTGCATCAAATACAACGGTATCAATCTGGTAAAAGAACTGAGAAATCGTTTCCCGGACAAACTGTTGTTGGTTGACCTGAAAACCATGGACGCTGGCGAATACGAAGCTGGCGCTTTCTATGCTGCTGGCGCGGATATCTGCACCGTATTGGGCGTATCCGGACTGGCAACCATCGCCGGCGTAATCAAAGCGGCTAAAAAACATGCCGCCGAAGTTCAAATCGACTTGATCAACGTGGCCGACAAAGCAGACTGCGCAAGAGAATCCGTGAAATTGGGCGCGCAAATCGTCGGTATTCACACTGGTCTGGATGCACAAGCGGCTGGCCAAACACCATTCGGCGACTTGAATGACATCGCTCGTCTGGGTCTGGGCGTTCGCATTTCCGTTGCCGGCGGTATCAAACCCGCAACCGTTCAACAAGTCGTTGAGGCCGGTGCAAACATCATCGTTGTTGGCGCGGCTATCTACGGCGCGCCATGCCCCGCAACAGCTGCTCGCGAAATTCGCGAACTGGTTGACGCTGCAGCTGCATAA
- the tkt gene encoding transketolase, producing the protein MPSRRDLANAIRALSMDAVQKANSGHPGAPMGMADIAEVLWNDFLQHNPSNPKWANRDRFILSNGHGSMLIYSLLHLAGYNLPIEELKQFRQLHSQTPGHPEYGYTDGVETTTGPLGQGITNAVGFALAERTLAGQFNRPGHDIVDHHTYVFMGDGCLMEGISHEACSLAGSMKLGKLIAFYDDNNISIDGEVRGHGNVNGWFLDDTPKRFEAYGWHVIPKVDGHNPDAVKKAIEEAKKVSDKPTIICCQTIIGFGSPNKQGKEECHGAALGEAEIALTREQLGWPHAPFEIPADIKAAWDANAKGARLESAWNDKFAAYQAAHPELAAEFKRRMAGELPADWAEKSNAFIAEVNAKGETIASRKASQNTLNGFGPLLPELLGGSADLAGSNLTLWSGCKDVCAPGHDGNYIYYGVREFGMSAIMNGLVLHGGFKPYGATFLMFSEYARNALRMAALMKAPTIFVYTHDSIGLGEDGPTHQPIEQTATLRMIPNMQVWRPCDAVESAVSWKAAIERKDGPSTLIFSRQNLPHMARSQAQIDAIGKGGYILKDSDGTPDAIIIATGSEVELAVKAAEALAAKGKKIRVVSMPSTNVFEAQDQAYKDSVLPPSIGNRVVVEAGVTDSWWKYAGSNGKIVGLDRFGESAPAGQLFKEFGFTVENVVANVEAVL; encoded by the coding sequence ATGCCTTCGCGTCGAGACTTAGCGAACGCCATCCGCGCACTCAGCATGGACGCCGTACAAAAAGCCAACTCAGGACACCCTGGAGCCCCGATGGGGATGGCTGACATTGCGGAAGTATTGTGGAACGATTTTCTGCAACACAACCCTAGCAACCCAAAATGGGCCAACCGCGACCGTTTCATCCTGTCCAACGGTCACGGCTCCATGCTGATTTATTCCTTGTTGCATTTGGCCGGCTACAACCTGCCGATCGAAGAATTGAAACAGTTCCGCCAACTGCACTCACAAACCCCAGGCCATCCTGAATACGGTTATACCGACGGCGTTGAAACCACCACCGGTCCTCTGGGTCAAGGCATCACCAATGCCGTGGGTTTCGCCCTGGCGGAACGCACCCTGGCCGGTCAATTCAACCGTCCCGGTCACGACATCGTCGATCACCACACTTACGTATTCATGGGTGACGGCTGCCTGATGGAAGGCATCTCCCACGAAGCCTGCTCACTGGCCGGCTCGATGAAACTGGGCAAACTGATCGCCTTCTACGACGACAACAACATTTCCATCGACGGCGAAGTACGTGGTCACGGCAACGTTAACGGCTGGTTCCTGGACGACACTCCGAAACGTTTCGAAGCCTACGGCTGGCACGTCATCCCCAAAGTCGACGGCCACAACCCCGATGCAGTCAAAAAAGCCATCGAAGAAGCCAAAAAAGTCAGCGACAAACCGACCATCATCTGCTGCCAAACCATCATCGGTTTCGGTTCGCCGAACAAACAAGGCAAGGAAGAGTGTCATGGTGCCGCGCTGGGTGAAGCTGAAATTGCACTGACCCGCGAACAACTGGGCTGGCCGCATGCGCCGTTCGAAATCCCCGCCGACATCAAAGCGGCTTGGGATGCCAATGCCAAAGGTGCACGTCTGGAAAGTGCCTGGAACGACAAATTTGCTGCTTACCAAGCCGCTCACCCCGAATTGGCTGCGGAATTTAAACGCCGCATGGCCGGCGAACTGCCAGCCGATTGGGCGGAAAAATCCAATGCCTTCATCGCCGAAGTCAATGCCAAAGGCGAAACCATCGCCAGCCGCAAAGCCTCGCAAAACACCCTGAACGGCTTCGGCCCGTTGTTGCCGGAACTGCTGGGCGGCTCCGCCGACCTGGCCGGTTCTAACCTGACCTTGTGGTCAGGCTGCAAAGACGTCTGCGCCCCCGGTCATGACGGTAACTACATCTACTACGGCGTCCGTGAATTCGGCATGAGCGCCATCATGAACGGCCTCGTGCTGCACGGCGGCTTCAAGCCTTACGGCGCCACCTTCCTGATGTTCTCGGAATACGCCCGTAACGCCCTGCGTATGGCGGCACTGATGAAAGCACCGACCATCTTCGTCTACACCCACGACTCCATCGGTCTGGGCGAAGACGGTCCGACTCACCAACCGATCGAGCAAACCGCTACCTTGCGCATGATTCCCAACATGCAAGTCTGGCGCCCCTGCGATGCGGTCGAGTCTGCTGTCAGCTGGAAAGCCGCGATCGAACGCAAAGACGGTCCCAGCACCCTGATCTTCTCGCGTCAAAACCTGCCGCACATGGCACGCAGCCAAGCGCAGATCGACGCGATCGGCAAAGGCGGCTACATCTTGAAAGACAGCGACGGTACACCGGATGCGATCATCATCGCCACCGGCTCCGAAGTCGAACTGGCCGTGAAAGCGGCGGAAGCCTTGGCTGCCAAAGGCAAGAAAATCCGCGTGGTGTCCATGCCGTCGACCAACGTGTTCGAAGCGCAAGACCAAGCTTACAAAGACAGCGTATTGCCGCCTAGCATCGGCAATCGCGTGGTGGTTGAGGCTGGCGTCACCGATAGTTGGTGGAAATATGCCGGCAGCAATGGCAAAATCGTAGGTTTAGACCGCTTCGGCGAATCCGCGCCAGCCGGACAGCTGTTCAAGGAGTTCGGCTTTACCGTGGAAAATGTCGTAGCCAACGTGGAAGCAGTGCTGTAA
- a CDS encoding DUF2782 domain-containing protein, whose protein sequence is MFRQLSFSLLFLLPVMAWSEQALEEPPAVPEPPELPPRVQSGEEMEPDITIIRKGKETIQEYRRNGQLYMIKVQPQVGPPYYLLDTNNDGRMDVKKNDLDKNTNINLWTIFEWD, encoded by the coding sequence ATGTTTCGCCAGTTAAGTTTTAGTCTGCTGTTTCTATTGCCGGTTATGGCTTGGTCGGAACAAGCATTGGAAGAGCCGCCTGCGGTTCCCGAGCCGCCTGAATTACCGCCACGGGTGCAGTCCGGGGAAGAGATGGAGCCTGATATTACCATTATCCGCAAGGGCAAGGAGACTATTCAGGAATACCGCAGAAACGGTCAGCTTTATATGATTAAGGTCCAGCCTCAAGTGGGGCCACCGTATTATTTGTTGGACACCAATAACGATGGGCGTATGGATGTTAAAAAAAATGACCTGGATAAAAACACCAACATCAATTTATGGACGATATTCGAGTGGGATTAA
- a CDS encoding pteridine reductase, with translation MSKVALITGAARRIGAACARLLHQQGYNLILHYRTALRESRQLAEDLNAIRPDSVCLIKADLLELDQVNTLAEQALAFWGELDVLVNNASLFYAGKIGDVTEQDWNDLLGSNLKAPFFLSQALAPALVRRGGCIVNIADIHAERGLQGFPVYSIAKAGVVAMTKCLAKELAPKVRVNAVAPGAILWPDHQLSDERKVEILQKVALQRCGHADDIARAVRFLVEEADYITGHILTVDGGRMLFS, from the coding sequence ATGAGTAAGGTTGCGCTGATAACCGGAGCGGCCAGGCGCATCGGAGCGGCCTGTGCTCGCTTATTACATCAGCAGGGCTATAACCTGATTCTGCATTACCGCACCGCGCTGCGGGAGTCTCGGCAACTGGCCGAGGATTTAAATGCGATACGCCCGGATTCTGTATGCTTAATTAAAGCGGATTTGTTGGAATTGGATCAGGTCAATACGCTTGCCGAACAAGCATTGGCTTTTTGGGGTGAGCTAGATGTGCTGGTCAATAATGCCTCGTTGTTTTATGCCGGTAAGATTGGTGATGTTACCGAGCAAGACTGGAATGACTTATTGGGTAGTAATTTGAAAGCGCCCTTTTTTCTATCTCAGGCATTGGCACCGGCATTGGTGCGGCGTGGTGGTTGCATTGTCAATATCGCCGATATTCATGCTGAAAGAGGTTTGCAGGGCTTTCCTGTTTACAGTATTGCCAAGGCCGGGGTGGTGGCAATGACCAAGTGTCTGGCCAAGGAATTGGCGCCGAAAGTGCGGGTTAATGCGGTGGCTCCGGGGGCGATTTTATGGCCGGATCATCAGTTGAGTGATGAGCGGAAAGTCGAAATATTGCAAAAAGTGGCCTTGCAGCGTTGCGGACATGCCGATGATATTGCTCGCGCGGTGCGGTTTTTAGTTGAAGAGGCCGATTATATTACCGGCCATATTTTAACGGTCGACGGCGGCAGAATGCTATTTAGCTGA
- the folK gene encoding 2-amino-4-hydroxy-6-hydroxymethyldihydropteridine diphosphokinase: MPTGYISIGSNIDKEAHIPSSLKALEQVFGELSTSSIYETEAVGFVGDSFYNLVVGFQSELPAKDVARLLRQIELDHGRSRESQKFSARTLDLDLILYGDQIISDGRLQIPRDEIERYAFVLEPLAEIAPNQSHPVSGKTYQELWQNFNKQGLKQTKIKLDSSAK, from the coding sequence ATGCCTACCGGTTACATCAGCATCGGCAGCAACATCGACAAGGAAGCCCACATCCCCTCCAGCCTGAAAGCACTGGAACAGGTATTTGGCGAGTTATCGACCTCCAGCATTTATGAAACCGAAGCTGTCGGTTTTGTCGGCGATAGCTTTTACAATTTGGTGGTAGGCTTTCAATCGGAATTACCCGCAAAGGATGTTGCCCGCCTATTGCGCCAAATAGAGCTGGACCATGGCCGCAGCCGTGAATCACAAAAATTCTCGGCTCGCACCCTGGACTTGGATTTGATTTTGTATGGCGACCAGATTATCAGCGATGGCCGCTTGCAAATCCCGCGCGACGAAATCGAACGCTATGCCTTTGTATTGGAACCCTTGGCCGAAATAGCGCCGAACCAAAGCCACCCAGTGAGCGGAAAAACCTATCAAGAACTCTGGCAAAATTTCAACAAACAAGGCTTGAAACAAACCAAAATAAAACTCGATAGCTCAGCTAAATAG
- the folB gene encoding dihydroneopterin aldolase, whose protein sequence is MDIIFLGGLEIETVIGIYDWERTIKQKIVLDIEMAFDIQKAATTDDIAFALDYKTVSDRIVTFVENSEFLLVETLIEEIAKILLNEFPIPWVKIVLNKKGAISKARDVGIIIERGHK, encoded by the coding sequence ATGGACATCATCTTTTTAGGCGGCCTTGAAATTGAAACCGTCATCGGCATTTACGATTGGGAACGCACGATCAAGCAAAAAATCGTACTGGATATCGAAATGGCTTTTGACATTCAAAAAGCCGCAACCACCGACGACATCGCCTTCGCCCTCGACTACAAGACCGTATCCGACCGGATTGTCACTTTTGTCGAAAACAGCGAATTTTTATTGGTGGAGACTCTGATCGAAGAAATCGCCAAAATTTTACTGAACGAATTCCCGATTCCTTGGGTAAAAATCGTCCTAAACAAGAAAGGCGCCATCAGCAAAGCGCGTGACGTCGGCATCATTATCGAACGCGGACACAAATAA